The Schistocerca nitens isolate TAMUIC-IGC-003100 chromosome 2, iqSchNite1.1, whole genome shotgun sequence nucleotide sequence ACTCAGAAACCAAGCAATAATCCAGTCAGTGGAAGTAACCTTCATCACCAAGATCAAAGATAGCAAGACAGGTGAGATCCCATGTCAAGATGATGTTGGTTTGTTTCTTTCAACATCAAGGTGATTGTCTACCCTGAATTTGTTAACCACAGTTAACCAACATTACTACCATGAAGAGCTAAAATGATTATAAGAAGCAGTGAGAATAAAGAACCACATTGTGGCAATGAGGAGGCCGGGTTTTGAACCACAACAACACCCTTGTGAAGATAGCATTGAGTGTTTGTCAGTTTTTGGACAGAAACCAAATGACGATGATTTCTCAACCAAACTACTCACTTGAACTGGCCTCCTGTGACTTTTTTTATTCCCAAGTATGGAAAAGACACTTGAAAAGGAAACACTATCAAGTTGTACAAGAGTGGAAAAAGAATTGCTGGAGACACTAAACAGCATAACTTCAGGTGTGTTTAAAAGCTGTTAATAATGTTGAGAAAGATGTTTGAACAGATGTGTTATTTTTTGAAGGTGTTTAGGTTTTGAAAGTGTCCCGTCAAATACACAGTTTTCTTCTGTATCTCCAGCATGTTGGGGCTGGAGTAGGCTCACATTTTTTTTGTGGTTACAATAACTGTTATGAAAACCATTTTAAGTTGCAAAGgaagaacatttatttattaatactgGCTTTAGACTGCTTGTCCATAATCAAAATAGCCTGAGAGGTACAAAGCAGGAGATATTTCAGTATATAGCAATAAAATACTGTTCAAAAATAGATGACCCACCATAAGTGTAAGTGTGTTGTTACACCAGTCATAGAAGTGGATTATTGGCcataaaaactgtaaattattttcaATGACTGCATCTTATTGATTATTTGCAAATTACTTTCAATAAAATACCTTAAGCTTATGACATAATGTTactacccaatgattttagaagatgCCACATGTGGTGCCACTGGTAATGGATGCACttacattttatattatatttacaaAGTTTAGTCCTGTACCTTTTAAcagcacttaaataattttattatttactatttACAAATCCAATCACACAGTGCTACTGCCTGATGTTTCAAAATATGTTACATGTGGCATCACTGTACCTGATACTGTATCTTCTTCATGTTTTATATGTTTATTCATTTATTCCATGAACAGCTTGTCAGGAATCTATTTCGTGCATGATTTTGTAAACCTTTTTTGTGTTCTAATAAAATGTCCCAATTCTTGGATCCATGCTACCACTAATGACTTCTTAGGTCACATGGACTCCCTAGGCCTCTTGTTGAGACAGTTTTCAGTCTGAAATATGGCAATGAGCACATGCTGAGGCCATGTTATCAACTATCACATATACTGATCTTATGGCCAATGATCCACTTCTATTATTGGCTTAATGCAAGACATATTTATTATATATCATCTATGTTGGATCAGTATTAGTGCTGTAGAGCATGTGTTGCCACTGTAATGTAATTTTGTAAACCTTATTGCTAGATACTGTAACATCTCCCACATTTTATCCCTCAGGCTGATTTTATAATGGGCAAACAGTCCAAAATCTGTGATTGATAAATGGTTTTCATACCAGTTATTGTAATCACACAATTTTTTGTAaaacaatattattattttttggtcCTGCCTCCTATTTAGGTTAATTGGAGGTGATGAGATCAAATTTGTGGGGTTTTAGTGGGCTTTATGTAATGATGGCACAATTTATCTTTGTGAAGTTTTTTGCTGGGTGTTTGTGTGTTAGAGTAGGAATGTCAGTTTTGTTCCTACCCTCCCCAAACTCTGAAATTCCCATGCATATCACATTAGTCACATCCCCTTATTCACATTATTTTGATCAAACTTTGTGTTGTGGTATTGTTTTCATCTGCTTGACTTTATTGAATATGTGATGCCATGATCATATTCTTGGATAAAGGTAACACGGCTGTGTCTGCCATCTTGATGATGTCATGTGTCAAAGCTGATGGTCAGTATCAAACTTTTCAGTATTTCCAAAATGTGCATTTCATTTTAAGTATCTGACTGTAAAACTGTTATGTATACAGGAATGTGCACTGGAGAAAGGACATGgtgtaaatcagaaacttgctaAGGCATGGTCTCTTACACTGCCAAACGAATCAGAATCTTGTAGAGGAGCCAAGGCCCCATTCTGCACAGATGAGGAAAGGTTGACTATCTGCCATCCTTTCTCTAAAAAAGTTCTGGGATATGTGAACTGTAAGGAAAAGGTAAGTGATTATATCTTTATCTTAATATATTTTACTGGCATGATGCTACACTCCAGTATTCTAAGTGGAAATGCCACAATAAATCCCATTTAATTGAGAGAAACAGAGCAAACTTTTTGACTAAATTGACTGACTGATTCAGTCTTTGTACTCATTACTGAACATGGATTGAATATATGATCCAAGATTTTTGTCATGACTTTGTCTTACTGGATGTGGGATTCATTGGCAGTGTTTGACTTATGAACAATATGTCAGCTGTGCAGCTTTTTTCACAGAGTTCATAGTTGACCATAGTGGTTGCTAGTAAAGTGTggcataatatttattttgttatacaTAAGGATGGATATTTTGGCATTTAATCTACTTGTCCTAACCAGCACCAGGAATTAAGcttaatttccaaattttacagaggcATGCCAATATCAACAGTGTCCTCATGGAACTGTCTGGTGTTGGATGACACatattttcttcccattgccagtgaaTTATTGACAGtgaaagtttctttcaaatttacatttcctACTGGATACCTCTGGCTAGTGTACTGCACTGTTGTTATCTGATGGCCTCAGCTACAGAAGCACATTTGCATAAATTCTCTG carries:
- the LOC126235087 gene encoding uncharacterized protein LOC126235087 — translated: MKAITLCLCTSWTALLFVHELLADGEVSLCTEEGLFPRSDHCRLLILCLKSKTQGSQFKEYLLSCPYGLNFNHFMMTCYDFKQECALEKGHGVNQKLAKAWSLTLPNESESCRGAKAPFCTDEERLTICHPFSKKVLGYVNCKEKYSKWKCHNKSHLIERNRANFLTKLTD